A genomic stretch from Acidobacteriota bacterium includes:
- a CDS encoding aminotransferase class I/II-fold pyridoxal phosphate-dependent enzyme, whose product MISEKVQRIGASPTLKISAKAKAMKAEGIDVVDLSVGEPDFPTPENIKEAGIKAIRDNFTKYTVSDGILPLRSAIAKRLKEDYGVEYGPKQIIVSAGAKASLFHLVQALVDEGEEVIVPAPYWVTYPECIALAKGKPVIVPTREEDGFRLTPEALKASISPATKAVILNNPSNPTGGAYTRDQLLALAEAIKGEDLYVIADEIYASLIYDNFKFTSFAALGEDIRKKTVLINGVSKSYSMTGWRIGFAAGPAEVIDGMSKIQSHTTSNACSIAQKAALEAYEGPQYEVAKMVAEFQRRRNYCLMRLAAVPGLSCFKPQGAFYLFPNVKSFYDKETANGAKIRNSYGLAYYLLKEARVAIVPGDAFGADDHIRLSYSTSMANLEKSMDRMVEALAKLKTARKVKRVALSNTVTRVKKAVPVETVADARMRDALVAEMETHLGYEGRYEWNARIGGAVIQLRTNVPHLNDFWVEGFPPAPGEADVRPHGVVYAVDGIAGREPRGFYHEATQTGVLVNTDLYGSLRSLALGLATDISMRSGGGAAGAVRGMSVDLDGRGLVLVGPPGTKKTELFFELLADRRFKLQANDLVFVEIAAGRARADCVERKLAVPTTAVELDGRLAGLFDRSKCENIVVRREDCQDLDCQRADDCRLDRGSPYCYKAAKEAQALLDPAWLGPAAAVRRTDLRWLVLLRNDATSPAVVELAKDEALRALEAGEAAGARKSLAGGKAQPFYNPHLLGASPEKLEAQKAFFGRLLESVRCILFNSGAAGADKLKDIALSGL is encoded by the coding sequence ATGATCTCTGAAAAAGTCCAGCGCATCGGCGCCTCCCCCACCCTGAAGATCTCGGCCAAGGCCAAGGCCATGAAGGCCGAGGGCATCGACGTCGTCGACCTCAGCGTCGGCGAGCCGGATTTCCCGACCCCCGAGAACATCAAGGAGGCGGGGATCAAGGCCATCCGCGACAACTTCACGAAGTACACCGTGAGCGACGGCATCCTGCCCCTGCGCAGCGCGATCGCCAAGCGGCTCAAGGAAGATTACGGCGTCGAGTACGGGCCGAAGCAGATCATCGTCTCGGCCGGGGCCAAGGCCTCCCTCTTCCACCTCGTCCAGGCCCTGGTCGACGAGGGCGAGGAGGTCATCGTCCCGGCCCCCTACTGGGTCACCTACCCCGAGTGCATCGCCCTGGCCAAGGGCAAGCCGGTGATCGTCCCGACGCGCGAGGAGGACGGCTTCCGGCTGACGCCCGAGGCGCTCAAGGCCTCGATCTCGCCGGCCACCAAGGCCGTCATCCTCAACAACCCGTCGAACCCGACCGGCGGGGCCTACACCAGGGACCAGCTCCTGGCCCTGGCCGAGGCGATCAAGGGCGAGGACCTCTACGTCATCGCCGACGAGATCTATGCCAGCCTCATCTACGACAACTTCAAGTTCACCAGCTTCGCCGCGCTCGGCGAGGACATCAGGAAGAAGACCGTCCTGATCAACGGCGTCTCGAAGTCGTACTCGATGACCGGCTGGCGCATCGGCTTCGCCGCCGGGCCGGCCGAGGTCATCGACGGCATGTCCAAGATCCAGAGCCACACGACCTCAAACGCCTGCTCCATCGCCCAGAAGGCCGCCCTCGAGGCCTACGAAGGCCCCCAGTACGAGGTCGCCAAGATGGTCGCCGAGTTCCAGAGGCGCCGCAATTACTGCCTGATGCGGCTGGCCGCGGTCCCCGGCCTGTCCTGCTTCAAGCCCCAGGGCGCCTTCTACCTCTTCCCCAACGTCAAGTCGTTCTACGACAAGGAAACCGCCAACGGGGCCAAGATCCGCAATTCCTACGGACTGGCCTACTACCTCCTCAAGGAGGCCCGCGTGGCCATCGTCCCCGGCGACGCCTTCGGGGCCGATGACCACATCCGGCTGTCCTACTCCACCTCGATGGCCAACCTCGAGAAGAGCATGGACCGGATGGTCGAGGCCCTGGCCAAGCTCAAGACGGCCAGGAAGGTCAAGCGCGTCGCCCTGAGCAACACGGTCACCCGGGTCAAGAAGGCCGTGCCGGTCGAGACCGTCGCGGACGCCAGGATGCGCGACGCCCTGGTGGCCGAGATGGAGACCCACCTCGGCTACGAGGGCCGCTACGAGTGGAACGCCCGCATCGGCGGGGCGGTCATCCAGCTGCGGACCAACGTCCCCCATCTCAACGACTTCTGGGTCGAGGGCTTCCCGCCGGCTCCCGGCGAGGCCGACGTCCGGCCGCACGGCGTCGTCTATGCCGTCGACGGGATCGCGGGCCGCGAGCCGCGCGGCTTCTATCACGAGGCGACGCAGACCGGCGTCCTGGTCAACACCGATCTCTACGGCTCCCTCCGCAGCCTGGCCCTCGGCCTGGCCACGGACATCTCGATGCGTTCGGGCGGCGGCGCCGCCGGCGCGGTGCGGGGCATGTCGGTCGACCTGGACGGCCGGGGCCTCGTCCTCGTCGGCCCCCCGGGCACGAAGAAGACGGAGCTGTTCTTCGAGCTCCTGGCCGACCGCCGCTTCAAGCTCCAGGCCAACGACCTCGTCTTCGTCGAGATCGCGGCCGGCCGGGCCCGGGCCGACTGCGTCGAACGCAAGCTGGCCGTGCCCACGACGGCGGTCGAGCTCGACGGCCGGCTGGCCGGCCTCTTCGACCGGAGCAAGTGCGAGAACATCGTCGTCCGCCGGGAGGACTGCCAGGACCTCGATTGCCAGCGGGCCGACGACTGCCGGCTGGACCGGGGCTCGCCGTACTGCTACAAGGCCGCCAAGGAAGCCCAGGCCCTGCTCGATCCGGCCTGGCTCGGGCCGGCCGCGGCCGTCCGGAGGACGGACCTGCGCTGGCTCGTGCTGCTCCGGAACGACGCGACCTCCCCGGCCGTGGTCGAGCTGGCCAAGGACGAGGCCCTGCGGGCCCTCGAAGCCGGCGAAGCGGCCGGAGCCAGGAAATCGCTCGCCGGGGGCAAGGCCCAGCCCTTTTACAATCCCCATCTCCTGGGTGCGTCGCCCGAGAAGCTCGAGGCCCAGAAGGCCTTTTTCGGCCGGCTGCTCGAGTCGGTGAGGTGCATCCTCTTCAACAGCGGCGCGGCCGGGGCGGACAAGCTCAAGGACATCGCCCTGTCCGGGCTCTGA
- a CDS encoding pilus assembly PilX N-terminal domain-containing protein translates to MNTLRQRTSRERGSGLIVVIMIVAFMLAVGMLLITVTGTSPKVSDSLRLQDMAFNAAEAGFNAAWVVLNDAFVSTTYTSFSGHYHNDYDGHPNVLDDPTLANQLYFRKLTDAQIYADCQAHASDYAGTVIFNAEALAGDPRCSYTVFLINDEAPGTVTADDHDCILLCIGRGPRNTYKRLEIVIEVGS, encoded by the coding sequence ATGAACACGCTTCGGCAGCGCACGTCCCGGGAGCGGGGCTCCGGCCTCATCGTCGTCATCATGATCGTGGCCTTCATGCTGGCCGTGGGCATGCTCCTGATCACGGTCACGGGCACGAGCCCCAAGGTCTCCGACAGCCTGCGCCTCCAGGACATGGCCTTCAACGCGGCCGAGGCCGGCTTCAACGCGGCCTGGGTCGTGCTCAACGACGCCTTCGTCAGCACGACCTACACGTCGTTCAGCGGCCATTACCACAACGATTACGACGGCCATCCCAACGTCCTGGACGATCCGACCCTGGCGAACCAGTTGTATTTCCGCAAGCTGACCGACGCCCAGATCTACGCCGACTGCCAGGCCCACGCGTCGGACTACGCCGGCACGGTGATCTTCAACGCCGAGGCGCTGGCCGGCGATCCGCGCTGCTCCTACACCGTGTTCCTCATCAACGACGAGGCGCCGGGGACGGTCACGGCGGACGACCACGACTGCATCCTGCTGTGCATCGGGCGAGGGCCGCGGAACACCTACAAGCGGCTCGAAATCGTCATCGAGGTAGGATCCTGA
- the rph gene encoding ribonuclease PH: MTAKPKPAPAGADAPRADRRRPTELRPLRISLDYIDFADGSALVECGRTRVLAAATIEDRVPPFLRGTGRGWVTAEYAMLPRATTERTPRERVAGRISGRTQEIQRLVGRALRAVTDLNALGERQIIVDCDVIQADGGTRSASVTAGCVALGLALKKMMDQGLLGQMPLRHLVAGVSVGIVRGRPLLDLDYSEDCQADLDMNVIETDRGELVEVQAGAEKGPFSRQDLTGLLKMADKGIGRIIQAQKRALKEKSFLFMAYGYKDSK; this comes from the coding sequence CAAACCCAAGCCGGCTCCGGCCGGGGCCGACGCGCCCCGGGCCGACAGGCGCCGCCCGACCGAGCTCCGCCCGCTCCGCATCAGCCTGGACTACATCGACTTCGCCGACGGGTCCGCCCTGGTCGAGTGCGGCCGGACCCGGGTCCTGGCCGCGGCCACGATCGAGGATCGCGTGCCGCCGTTCCTGCGGGGCACCGGCCGCGGCTGGGTGACCGCCGAGTACGCCATGCTCCCCCGGGCGACGACGGAGCGGACGCCGCGCGAGCGAGTCGCCGGCCGGATCTCGGGCCGGACCCAGGAGATCCAGCGGCTGGTCGGCCGGGCCCTCCGGGCCGTGACCGACCTCAACGCCCTGGGCGAACGGCAGATCATCGTCGACTGCGACGTCATCCAGGCCGACGGCGGGACGCGCTCGGCCTCGGTGACGGCCGGCTGCGTCGCCCTGGGCCTGGCTCTCAAGAAGATGATGGACCAGGGCCTGCTCGGCCAGATGCCCCTGCGCCACCTGGTGGCCGGCGTCAGCGTGGGCATCGTCCGCGGCCGTCCCCTCCTCGATCTGGACTATTCGGAGGACTGCCAGGCCGACCTGGACATGAACGTCATAGAGACCGACCGCGGCGAGCTCGTCGAGGTCCAGGCCGGGGCCGAGAAGGGCCCCTTTTCCCGGCAGGACCTGACGGGGCTGCTGAAGATGGCCGACAAGGGGATCGGCCGGATCATCCAGGCCCAGAAGCGGGCCCTCAAGGAGAAGAGCTTCCTCTTCATGGCCTACGGCTATAAGGACAGCAAGTAG
- a CDS encoding prepilin-type N-terminal cleavage/methylation domain-containing protein, with product MNKRVRRPARRGFTMIEVLVVLGIMGIFLVVSYPSIMNTMAVRNLENATREIQTFLQQTKLQAVSTRVAHRVRFYHPDGGTAWAYQMEGLQEDGAAWSLDQRGPIKTISTRFNVIISLPVDTTTGDPVAVFSPLGMFPQYAVGQSSIALQSPKLLNQGQDDQRVLSLFMGGSIEYAKRKSA from the coding sequence ATGAACAAGCGCGTGCGCCGCCCTGCCCGCCGGGGCTTCACCATGATCGAGGTCCTGGTCGTCCTCGGCATCATGGGCATCTTCCTGGTCGTCTCCTACCCCAGCATCATGAACACGATGGCCGTGCGCAACCTCGAGAACGCCACCCGGGAGATCCAGACGTTCCTGCAGCAGACGAAGCTCCAGGCCGTAAGCACCCGGGTCGCCCATCGCGTCCGCTTCTACCATCCGGACGGGGGGACCGCCTGGGCCTACCAGATGGAGGGCCTCCAGGAGGACGGCGCGGCCTGGTCCCTGGACCAGCGGGGACCGATCAAGACCATCTCCACGAGGTTCAACGTCATCATCAGCCTGCCGGTCGACACGACGACGGGGGACCCCGTGGCCGTCTTCTCCCCCCTCGGCATGTTCCCCCAGTACGCCGTCGGCCAGAGCTCGATCGCCCTGCAGAGTCCGAAGCTCCTGAACCAGGGCCAGGACGACCAGCGGGTCCTGAGCCTGTTCATGGGCGGATCGATCGAATATGCCAAGAGAAAGAGCGCCTGA
- a CDS encoding SPFH domain-containing protein, which produces MNLTSWLILIGAVVAFVALIILVLALRYRKVGPNEALIIAGGRKRSIALADGTKQKVGYRYRLGGGVFVWPGMEKVYVLPMDIIPVSIRTPEVLTSGGVPIMAEAAAQIKIDSSDEAIHRAAEQFLGIGRDGIRDVAVNVLEGKIREVIGGMSVEEIYRGRQEFSKRVTAAARDDFRAMGLIMLSFALKDISDTQGYLDALSKPQIAAAKRDAVIAQAETEKESIIKSSQARKEAEVARLQSEALIAKAQWENEAKKAESQVLVNAKKAQADFSYELERNRIGQELKKEEARVKQVEKEEAIKIEELEIARKEKELEATVIKPADARKYQIKAEAEAEEFRIAAEAKGKSEAVKLEGLAQADEIRAKGAAEAEAMMKKAQAWEKYTQAAVMDTYIKALPELARAVSEPLSKVDKIVIVGGDKELGTTKITGQVAQILAQMPEVVKSLTGADIREFLKAKLSPEAKDAKK; this is translated from the coding sequence ATGAACCTGACATCCTGGCTCATCCTCATCGGCGCCGTCGTCGCCTTCGTCGCCCTGATCATCCTCGTCCTGGCCCTGCGCTACCGGAAGGTCGGCCCCAACGAGGCCCTCATCATCGCCGGAGGGCGCAAGCGTTCGATCGCCCTGGCCGACGGGACGAAGCAGAAGGTCGGCTACCGCTACCGCCTCGGCGGCGGCGTTTTCGTCTGGCCCGGGATGGAAAAGGTCTACGTCCTCCCCATGGACATCATCCCCGTGAGCATCCGGACCCCGGAGGTCCTGACCAGCGGCGGCGTGCCGATCATGGCCGAGGCCGCGGCCCAGATCAAGATCGACTCCTCCGACGAGGCCATCCACCGGGCCGCCGAGCAGTTCCTCGGCATCGGCCGCGACGGCATCCGGGACGTGGCCGTCAACGTCCTCGAAGGCAAGATCCGCGAGGTCATCGGCGGCATGTCCGTCGAGGAGATCTATCGCGGCCGGCAGGAATTCTCGAAGCGCGTCACCGCGGCCGCCAGGGATGACTTCCGGGCCATGGGACTGATCATGCTCTCCTTCGCCCTCAAGGACATCAGCGACACGCAGGGCTACCTCGACGCCCTGAGCAAGCCCCAGATCGCGGCCGCCAAGCGCGACGCGGTCATAGCCCAGGCCGAGACCGAGAAAGAATCGATCATCAAGTCGTCCCAGGCCCGCAAGGAAGCCGAGGTCGCCCGCCTCCAGTCGGAAGCGCTGATCGCCAAGGCCCAGTGGGAGAACGAGGCCAAGAAGGCCGAGTCGCAGGTCCTCGTCAACGCCAAGAAGGCCCAGGCCGACTTCTCCTACGAGCTCGAGCGCAACCGCATCGGGCAGGAGCTGAAGAAGGAAGAGGCCCGGGTCAAGCAGGTCGAGAAGGAAGAGGCCATCAAGATCGAGGAGCTCGAGATCGCCCGCAAGGAGAAGGAGCTCGAGGCCACGGTCATCAAGCCGGCCGACGCCCGCAAGTACCAGATCAAGGCCGAGGCCGAGGCCGAGGAGTTCCGCATCGCCGCCGAGGCCAAGGGCAAGTCCGAGGCCGTCAAGCTCGAGGGCCTGGCCCAGGCTGACGAGATCCGGGCCAAGGGCGCGGCCGAGGCCGAGGCCATGATGAAGAAGGCCCAGGCCTGGGAGAAGTACACCCAGGCCGCGGTCATGGACACCTATATCAAGGCCCTGCCCGAACTGGCCAGGGCCGTCTCCGAGCCGCTGTCGAAGGTCGACAAGATCGTCATCGTCGGCGGCGACAAGGAGCTCGGCACGACCAAGATCACGGGCCAGGTGGCCCAGATCCTGGCCCAGATGCCCGAGGTGGTCAAGTCGCTGACGGGCGCCGACATCCGGGAGTTCCTCAAGGCCAAGCTCTCACCCGAGGCCAAAGACGCGAAGAAATGA
- a CDS encoding prepilin-type N-terminal cleavage/methylation domain-containing protein — protein sequence MKTPKPARGFSLIEVLVGLFLVAVAVLGLAELFLVAVANNLKADRVANATFLAQQEIDWLRGLTAAEISACGSLTDEVIDMNSDGTNDYRRVTSISAASAVSYDIQVRVYSAENVGVADPQDLIDQPELHRARALISTIITR from the coding sequence ATGAAAACCCCGAAGCCTGCCCGCGGTTTCAGCCTGATCGAGGTCCTGGTCGGCCTGTTCCTCGTCGCCGTGGCCGTCCTCGGCCTGGCCGAGCTGTTCCTGGTCGCCGTGGCCAACAACCTCAAGGCCGACCGGGTCGCCAATGCGACCTTCCTGGCCCAGCAGGAGATCGACTGGCTCCGGGGCCTGACGGCGGCCGAGATCAGCGCCTGCGGCAGCCTCACCGACGAGGTCATCGACATGAACTCGGATGGGACGAACGACTACCGGCGCGTGACCTCGATCTCGGCGGCCTCGGCCGTTTCCTACGACATCCAGGTCCGCGTCTATTCCGCCGAGAACGTCGGCGTGGCCGACCCCCAGGACCTGATCGACCAGCCCGAGCTGCACCGGGCCCGGGCGCTCATCTCGACGATCATCACCAGGTAA
- a CDS encoding PilC/PilY family type IV pilus protein, with amino-acid sequence MTSKGMKRPGSLIILAAAGLIAAGAVLLPRLWPQVQNCTQTTNSFSENFNTRDYKDAANSSVDGWTAAARGPITLPVLGSNFAVGSAASMGGHIYAAASGDFTGDGYPDLIGLEISGQVASPRVSPYSQLVLVRNQYATNPDQPLAIDWSKVYDSFGTIYTGPCCITAGDYNGDGLLDFFFMRNSTDEFGYTNFLAKMYINIGTKTDPVFSASSSYNLNFSSLLSCTVGSGRNARTYYVYNYWLTNHLASVDIDKDGDLDILMISEDKVFLLRQGSGTWRAAKFSLGELNYGGSAGRTGYAGYPGGSAIAAADYDGDGDIDVICGSVGTANYLVFYQNDGKGAFTRSTIAIPNANCYGVDAILSADYTNDGRIDVFVATDAMYRRSAGLLTAEGRIWFLRNETVNYNVGWTFKCLNGCVSPTPSPYDIDIGAYLDIDNDGDMDVVICDANHSGDYYLVENQLAGVFALYGQGVSTDVGAGILDPKLHAVTEVRITDLRQHVIGGDATGLAVTLYFSNNGGRQWEFYKKFEGNEIANASNLDWYEFKSFGADLRWKAVLTAAEDTMDDYDGASFQSPAVSSIAIEYIYINRLEYSRASAAATVVARNGTPTKLVIGASFIYPGDEGQLRAYNVTSVSIASGTASQLYTLSTSDLDASSGRSVEVGDASILWDAGQLLAGRSADSRAIYTAVREDADLANPLARTEFTTANEATLAPLLDDVQNDNAGLIQFIRGSGRDWKLGDINRSTPVVVGPPNRDAALMGDSASDTSYADFKTAYASRTTVVYVGANDGMLHCFDVLTGDEIWAFIPYNLLSKLKEMYQFDPADPSTHFFRPSQTGYVDATPVVSDVQINGAWRTVLVCGQGPGSGSVLAGGLNYYWALDVTDPHDPQPLWEITHTDSASGMRTMGETRSTPAIGRIHDGGTPRWVAFMGSGYDNDTSSTIAGTYFYTVRIDTGEIISALAVDADVDTSAFTGDKEPYRYTNIAPAIVAGPTAVDNNVDGFVEYVYIADLDGRIYRLNAAVTNIGNWALQAIYEDYLNYPISTRPAVWLNPMESTPTSPRIYFGTGGHDRNLGVYNPGTDELAGRMFSFIGLVDKGPAETPAKDWVEWYIGDPDLLGGLPATKDTGDLDLGYKVWADPVLADNIVYFSTLSGSIEAANPCTNLGSAGHLYGRFVRQASSIPVGGTAFRATSGAPPEYLQLQSKARQAVTVGEAAYDNANKMNKRDVYVQEYNSTIEQLVQPIGTLLRVKSWREVYQVIR; translated from the coding sequence ATGACGAGCAAAGGCATGAAGCGCCCAGGGAGCCTGATCATCCTGGCCGCGGCCGGCCTGATCGCGGCGGGGGCGGTCCTCCTGCCGCGGCTCTGGCCGCAGGTCCAGAACTGCACCCAGACCACGAACTCCTTCTCGGAGAACTTCAATACCCGCGATTACAAGGACGCGGCGAACTCGTCCGTCGACGGCTGGACGGCGGCGGCCCGGGGGCCGATCACCCTGCCGGTCCTGGGCTCGAACTTCGCCGTGGGTTCGGCCGCCAGCATGGGCGGCCACATCTACGCGGCCGCGTCCGGCGATTTCACCGGGGACGGCTACCCGGACCTGATCGGCCTCGAGATCAGCGGGCAGGTGGCCAGCCCGCGCGTCTCGCCGTATTCCCAGCTCGTCCTGGTCCGCAACCAGTACGCCACGAACCCCGACCAGCCGCTGGCGATCGATTGGTCCAAAGTCTACGATTCCTTCGGCACGATCTACACCGGTCCGTGCTGCATCACGGCCGGGGACTATAACGGCGACGGCCTGCTCGATTTCTTCTTCATGCGCAACTCGACCGACGAGTTCGGCTATACCAATTTCCTGGCCAAGATGTACATCAACATCGGCACGAAGACCGACCCGGTCTTTTCCGCGTCGAGCTCGTACAACCTCAACTTCAGCTCCCTGCTGTCCTGCACGGTCGGCTCGGGCAGGAACGCCAGGACCTATTACGTCTACAACTACTGGCTGACCAACCATCTCGCCTCGGTCGACATCGACAAGGACGGCGACCTGGACATCCTCATGATCAGCGAGGACAAGGTCTTCCTGCTCCGGCAGGGCAGCGGGACATGGCGGGCCGCCAAATTCTCCCTCGGCGAGCTGAACTACGGCGGCTCGGCCGGACGGACGGGCTACGCGGGCTATCCCGGCGGCTCGGCCATCGCCGCGGCCGATTACGACGGCGACGGCGACATCGACGTCATCTGCGGCTCGGTCGGCACAGCCAACTATCTTGTCTTCTACCAGAACGACGGGAAGGGCGCCTTCACCAGGAGCACGATCGCCATCCCCAATGCCAACTGCTACGGCGTCGACGCCATCCTGTCCGCCGACTACACCAACGACGGCCGCATCGACGTCTTCGTGGCCACGGACGCCATGTACCGCCGGTCCGCCGGGCTGCTGACCGCCGAGGGCCGGATCTGGTTCCTGCGCAACGAGACCGTCAACTACAATGTCGGCTGGACGTTCAAGTGCCTCAACGGCTGCGTGTCGCCGACGCCGAGCCCCTACGACATCGATATCGGCGCCTATCTGGACATCGACAACGACGGGGACATGGACGTCGTCATCTGCGACGCCAACCATTCCGGCGACTACTATCTCGTCGAGAACCAGCTGGCCGGCGTCTTCGCCCTGTACGGCCAGGGCGTCTCCACCGACGTCGGAGCCGGCATCCTCGATCCGAAGCTCCACGCCGTCACCGAGGTCCGGATCACCGACCTGCGCCAGCATGTCATCGGCGGAGATGCCACGGGCCTGGCCGTCACGCTGTACTTCTCCAACAACGGCGGCCGGCAATGGGAGTTCTACAAGAAGTTCGAGGGGAACGAGATCGCCAACGCCTCGAACCTCGACTGGTACGAGTTCAAGTCGTTCGGGGCCGACCTCCGTTGGAAGGCCGTCCTGACCGCGGCCGAGGACACAATGGACGATTACGACGGCGCCTCGTTCCAGTCGCCCGCCGTCTCGTCGATCGCCATCGAATACATTTACATCAACCGTCTCGAATACTCGCGGGCCTCGGCCGCCGCGACCGTCGTCGCCAGGAACGGCACGCCGACGAAGCTCGTCATCGGCGCATCCTTCATCTACCCCGGCGACGAGGGCCAGCTCCGGGCCTACAACGTCACCAGCGTCTCGATCGCCTCGGGGACGGCCTCGCAGCTCTACACCCTGTCCACCTCGGACCTGGACGCCTCGTCGGGCCGGTCCGTGGAAGTCGGGGACGCCTCGATCCTGTGGGACGCCGGCCAGCTGCTGGCCGGCCGGTCCGCCGATTCCCGGGCGATCTACACGGCCGTCCGGGAGGACGCCGACCTGGCCAATCCCCTGGCCCGGACCGAGTTCACGACCGCCAACGAGGCGACGCTGGCCCCCCTGCTCGACGACGTCCAGAACGACAACGCCGGGCTGATCCAGTTCATCCGGGGCTCCGGCCGCGACTGGAAGCTGGGCGACATCAACCGCTCGACCCCTGTCGTCGTCGGGCCGCCGAACAGGGACGCCGCCCTCATGGGCGACTCGGCCTCGGACACGAGCTACGCCGATTTCAAGACAGCCTACGCCAGCCGGACCACGGTCGTCTACGTCGGGGCCAACGACGGCATGCTCCATTGCTTCGACGTCCTGACCGGCGACGAGATCTGGGCCTTCATCCCCTATAACCTCCTGTCCAAGCTGAAGGAGATGTACCAGTTCGACCCGGCCGACCCCTCGACCCACTTTTTCAGGCCCTCGCAGACCGGCTACGTCGACGCCACCCCGGTCGTGTCCGACGTCCAGATCAACGGCGCCTGGCGGACCGTCCTCGTTTGCGGCCAGGGCCCCGGCAGCGGCAGCGTCCTGGCCGGCGGGCTCAACTACTACTGGGCCCTCGACGTCACCGACCCGCACGATCCCCAGCCGCTGTGGGAGATCACCCACACGGACTCAGCCTCGGGCATGCGGACCATGGGCGAGACGCGGTCGACCCCGGCCATCGGCAGGATCCACGACGGCGGGACCCCCCGCTGGGTCGCCTTCATGGGCTCCGGCTACGACAACGACACTTCCTCGACCATCGCCGGGACCTATTTCTACACCGTCCGCATCGACACGGGCGAGATCATCTCGGCCCTGGCGGTCGACGCCGACGTCGACACCAGCGCCTTCACCGGGGACAAGGAGCCGTACCGTTACACCAATATCGCCCCGGCCATCGTCGCCGGGCCGACGGCCGTCGACAACAACGTGGACGGCTTCGTCGAATACGTCTACATCGCCGACCTCGACGGCCGGATCTACCGCCTGAACGCGGCCGTGACCAACATCGGCAACTGGGCCCTCCAGGCCATCTACGAGGATTACCTGAACTACCCGATCTCCACCAGGCCGGCCGTCTGGCTCAACCCCATGGAATCGACGCCGACGTCGCCGCGGATCTATTTCGGGACGGGCGGTCACGACCGCAACCTGGGGGTCTACAACCCAGGCACGGACGAGCTGGCCGGCCGGATGTTCTCGTTCATCGGCCTCGTCGACAAGGGGCCCGCCGAGACGCCGGCCAAGGACTGGGTGGAATGGTACATCGGCGACCCGGACCTGCTGGGCGGGCTTCCCGCGACCAAGGACACCGGCGACCTGGACCTCGGCTACAAGGTCTGGGCCGACCCGGTCCTGGCCGACAACATCGTCTATTTCAGCACGCTCAGCGGCAGCATCGAGGCGGCCAACCCCTGCACGAACCTCGGATCGGCCGGCCACCTCTACGGGCGGTTCGTCCGCCAGGCCTCGTCCATCCCGGTCGGCGGGACGGCCTTCCGGGCGACGTCAGGCGCGCCTCCGGAATACCTCCAGCTCCAGAGCAAGGCCCGGCAGGCCGTGACCGTCGGCGAGGCGGCCTACGACAACGCCAACAAGATGAACAAGCGCGACGTCTACGTCCAGGAATACAACTCGACCATCGAGCAGCTCGTCCAGCCCATTGGGACCCTGCTCCGGGTCAAGTCCTGGCGCGAGGTCTATCAGGTCATCCGGTGA